From one Bradyrhizobium sp. Ash2021 genomic stretch:
- the ccmD gene encoding heme exporter protein CcmD, with protein MALGPYASFIVTSYALVTGVVLILIVWIAVDYRRQKERLRDLEASGVVRRSGRSAADI; from the coding sequence ATGGCGCTCGGTCCCTACGCCTCCTTCATCGTGACTTCCTATGCGTTGGTAACAGGAGTGGTTTTGATTCTGATTGTCTGGATCGCCGTCGACTATCGCCGCCAGAAGGAGCGCCTGCGCGATCTCGAGGCCAGCGGCGTGGTCAGGCGCTCCGGCCGTAGCGCAGCGGATATCTGA
- a CDS encoding heme ABC transporter permease, whose amino-acid sequence MTLIDLANPTKFLSLTARVLPWLAGATAILLLIGCYQSAMAPDDYQQGATVKIMFIHVPNAWLSMFVWGVMSLAALGTLVWRHPLADVAAKAAAPIGAAFTFLALVTGSLWGRPMWGTYWEWDARLTSVLILFLMYLGLIALWRAVDDPSRAARAAAILTLVGAINLPIIKFSVDWWNTLHQPASVMRLGGPSLDRAFLIPLLVMAVAFSLLFVTLHLAAMRNEILRRRVRALQMMQASQQAA is encoded by the coding sequence ATGACGCTGATCGACCTCGCCAACCCCACAAAATTCCTGTCGCTGACGGCGCGGGTGCTGCCGTGGCTTGCGGGTGCTACCGCAATCCTGCTGCTGATCGGTTGCTATCAATCGGCCATGGCGCCCGACGACTATCAGCAGGGCGCCACCGTCAAGATCATGTTCATCCACGTGCCGAATGCGTGGCTGTCGATGTTCGTGTGGGGCGTGATGAGCCTGGCCGCCCTGGGCACGCTGGTGTGGCGGCATCCGCTGGCGGATGTCGCGGCCAAAGCGGCAGCCCCGATCGGCGCCGCGTTCACGTTCCTGGCGCTGGTCACGGGTTCGCTGTGGGGCCGGCCGATGTGGGGTACCTATTGGGAGTGGGATGCGCGGCTGACGTCGGTGTTGATCCTGTTCTTGATGTATCTCGGCCTGATCGCGCTGTGGCGCGCGGTGGACGATCCGTCGCGCGCGGCGCGGGCTGCGGCGATCCTGACCCTGGTCGGCGCGATCAATCTGCCGATCATCAAATTCTCGGTGGACTGGTGGAACACGCTGCATCAGCCGGCCTCGGTGATGCGGCTGGGCGGGCCCTCGCTCGACCGCGCCTTCCTGATCCCGCTGCTCGTCATGGCCGTCGCCTTTTCGCTGCTGTTCGTCACGCTGCATCTGGCGGCGATGCGCAACGAGATCTTGCGCCGCCGCGTGCGCGCCTTGCAGATGATGCAAGCCAGCCAGCAGGCGGCGTGA
- the ccmB gene encoding heme exporter protein CcmB, with protein MTALAALIRRDIRIALRVGGGALIGVLFFLTVTVLMPFAVGPDLALLTRLGPAILWLGALLASLLTLDRLFTADHEDGSLDLIVMSRMPLELACAAKALAHWLAAGLPLIIATPALGLLLNLDAASTSAVALTLLAGTPALTFTGMIGAALAVTLHRGGLLLAVLVLPLSIPVLIFGVAASQAAITGPLSFGTPFSILCALSLVSFVIGPFAAAASLRHGLD; from the coding sequence ATGACCGCCCTCGCCGCGCTGATTCGGCGGGACATCAGAATCGCGCTGCGCGTCGGCGGCGGGGCGCTGATCGGCGTGCTGTTCTTCCTCACCGTCACCGTGCTGATGCCGTTCGCGGTCGGCCCCGATCTGGCGCTGCTGACACGGCTGGGGCCGGCCATTCTCTGGCTCGGCGCGCTGCTGGCCAGCCTGCTGACGCTCGACCGACTGTTCACGGCCGACCATGAGGACGGCTCGCTCGACCTGATCGTGATGAGCCGGATGCCGCTGGAACTGGCCTGTGCCGCCAAAGCGCTGGCGCACTGGCTCGCGGCGGGGCTGCCATTGATAATCGCCACGCCGGCGCTGGGGCTGCTGCTCAATCTCGACGCCGCGTCGACTTCGGCGGTGGCGCTGACGCTGCTGGCGGGCACGCCGGCGCTGACTTTTACCGGCATGATCGGTGCCGCGCTGGCCGTGACCTTGCATCGCGGCGGCTTGCTGCTCGCGGTGCTGGTGCTGCCGCTGTCGATCCCCGTCCTGATCTTCGGCGTTGCGGCCTCGCAGGCCGCGATCACCGGCCCGCTGTCGTTCGGAACGCCGTTTTCGATCCTGTGCGCGCTTTCCCTCGTAAGTTTCGTGATCGGGCCGTTTGCAGCCGCCGCCAGTTTGCGGCACGGCCTGGACTGA
- the ccmA gene encoding heme ABC exporter ATP-binding protein CcmA — MQLLGRSICCVRGGREVFSGLDFEAASGRALAVIGPNGSGKTSLLRLIAGLLVPSAGSIDLQGGGTELTLPEQSHYLGHRDALKPALSVRENLSFWRDFLGGDAGDGEQTLAQIGLGHAAHLPAAYLSAGQRRRLSIGRLLAVRRPVWLLDEPTSALDTAGQDLFAGLMRDHLGSGGIIIAATHAPLGIATRELRMGGAT; from the coding sequence ATGCAGCTCTTGGGACGCAGTATCTGTTGTGTGCGAGGCGGCCGTGAGGTGTTTTCCGGCCTCGATTTCGAGGCCGCCTCGGGCCGGGCGCTGGCCGTCATCGGCCCCAATGGATCCGGCAAAACCTCGCTGCTGCGGCTGATCGCGGGCCTGCTGGTGCCATCGGCCGGATCGATTGATCTGCAAGGCGGCGGGACCGAGCTGACGCTGCCCGAGCAGTCGCATTATCTCGGCCACCGCGACGCCCTGAAGCCGGCGCTGAGCGTGCGGGAGAACCTGTCGTTCTGGCGGGATTTCCTCGGCGGCGATGCCGGGGATGGGGAACAAACCCTCGCTCAAATCGGCCTCGGCCACGCGGCGCATTTGCCGGCGGCCTACCTGTCCGCCGGCCAGCGGCGGCGGCTCTCGATCGGCCGGCTGCTCGCGGTGCGACGCCCGGTCTGGCTGCTCGACGAGCCGACCTCGGCGCTCGATACGGCCGGGCAGGATTTGTTCGCGGGCCTGATGCGCGACCATCTTGGAAGCGGCGGAATCATCATCGCCGCCACCCACGCCCCGCTCGGGATCGCGACCAGGGAACTTCGGATGGGAGGCGCGACATGA
- the acnA gene encoding aconitate hydratase AcnA produces MTSLDSFKCRKTLKVGGKSYVYYSLPAAEKNGLKGISKLPYSMKVLLENLLRNEDDRTVKKADIVAVSKWLKKRALEHEVAFRPARVLMQDFTGVPAVVDLAAMRNAMQKLGGDAEKINPLVPVDLVIDHSVIVNFFGDNKAFGKNVVEEYKQNQERYEFLKWGQKAFSNFSVVPPGTGICHQVNLEYLAQTVWTRKEKMTVGKKTGTFEVAYPDSLVGTDSHTTMVNGLAVLGWGVGGIEAEACMLGQPLSMLLPEVIGFKLKGQLKEGVTATDLVLTVTQMLRKQGVVGKFVEFFGPGLDFLSVADKATIGNMAPEYGATCGFFPVDAATIDYLKTSGRKADRVKLVTAYAKAQGLFRTAKSTDPVFTATLTLDLADVVPSMAGPKRPEGRVALPAVAAGFATAMTSEYKKADDAAKRYVVENHNFDLGHGDVVIAAITSCTNTSNPSVLIGAGLLARNAAAKGLKAKPWVKTSLAPGSQVVAEYLANSGLQADLDKVGFNLVGFGCTTCIGNSGPLPEDISKSINDNGIVAAAVLSGNRNFEGRVSPDVQANYLASPPLVVAYALAGTVTKDLAVEPIGEGKDGKPVYLKDIWPTTKEINAVMKKFVTATIFKKRYADVFKGDTNWRKIKTVESETYRWNMSSTYVQNPPYFEGMKKEPDPIVDVVGARILAMFGDKITTDHISPAGSIKLTSPAGKFLSEHQVRPADFNQYGTRRGNHEIMMRGTFANIRIKNFMLKGADGNIPEGGLTKHWPDGEQMSIYDAAMKYQAEQVPLVVFAGAEYGNGSSRDWAAKGTRLLGVRAVICQSYERIHRSNLVGMGVLPLTFEDGTSWTSLGLKGDEKVTIRGLQGDLKPRQTLTAEIESGDGSLQRVPLLCRIDTLDELEYYRNGGILHYVLRKLAA; encoded by the coding sequence ATGACATCGCTCGACAGCTTCAAATGCCGCAAGACCCTCAAGGTCGGTGGCAAGTCCTATGTCTATTACAGCCTGCCCGCCGCCGAGAAGAACGGTCTGAAGGGAATTTCCAAACTGCCCTATTCGATGAAGGTGCTGTTGGAAAATCTGCTGCGCAACGAGGACGATCGCACCGTCAAGAAGGCCGACATCGTCGCGGTGTCGAAATGGCTGAAGAAGCGCGCGCTCGAGCATGAAGTGGCGTTCCGCCCCGCGCGCGTGCTGATGCAGGATTTCACCGGCGTGCCGGCGGTGGTCGATCTCGCCGCGATGCGCAATGCGATGCAGAAGCTCGGCGGCGATGCGGAAAAGATCAATCCGCTGGTGCCGGTCGATCTGGTCATCGATCACTCGGTGATCGTGAACTTCTTCGGTGACAACAAGGCGTTCGGCAAGAACGTGGTCGAGGAATACAAGCAGAACCAGGAACGCTACGAATTCCTGAAATGGGGTCAGAAGGCGTTTTCGAATTTTTCCGTGGTGCCGCCCGGCACCGGCATCTGCCATCAGGTCAATCTCGAATATCTCGCGCAGACGGTGTGGACCAGGAAGGAGAAGATGACGGTCGGCAAGAAGACCGGCACCTTTGAAGTCGCCTATCCGGATTCGCTGGTTGGTACCGACTCGCACACCACCATGGTCAACGGCCTCGCCGTGCTCGGCTGGGGTGTCGGCGGCATCGAGGCGGAAGCCTGCATGCTCGGTCAGCCGCTGTCGATGCTGCTGCCGGAAGTGATCGGCTTCAAGCTCAAGGGCCAACTCAAGGAAGGCGTCACCGCCACCGACCTCGTGCTGACCGTGACGCAGATGCTGCGCAAGCAGGGCGTGGTCGGAAAATTCGTCGAATTCTTCGGCCCTGGCCTCGATTTTCTCTCGGTCGCGGACAAGGCGACCATCGGCAACATGGCGCCGGAATATGGCGCGACCTGCGGCTTCTTCCCGGTCGATGCCGCGACCATCGACTATCTGAAGACCTCGGGCCGCAAGGCTGACCGCGTCAAGCTGGTCACCGCCTACGCCAAGGCGCAGGGTCTGTTCCGCACCGCCAAGTCGACCGATCCCGTGTTCACGGCGACGCTGACGCTCGATCTCGCCGACGTCGTGCCGTCGATGGCCGGCCCGAAGCGTCCCGAGGGCCGCGTCGCGCTGCCGGCGGTCGCCGCAGGCTTCGCTACCGCGATGACCAGCGAATACAAGAAGGCGGACGATGCCGCCAAGCGCTATGTGGTCGAGAACCACAATTTCGATCTCGGCCATGGCGACGTCGTGATCGCAGCAATCACCTCCTGCACCAACACTTCCAATCCGAGCGTGCTGATCGGCGCGGGCCTGCTGGCGCGCAACGCCGCCGCCAAAGGCCTGAAGGCAAAGCCGTGGGTGAAGACGTCGCTGGCCCCGGGCAGCCAGGTGGTGGCGGAATATCTCGCCAATTCCGGCCTGCAGGCCGATCTCGACAAGGTCGGCTTCAACCTGGTCGGCTTCGGCTGCACCACCTGCATCGGCAATTCGGGCCCGCTGCCGGAGGATATTTCGAAGTCGATCAATGACAACGGCATCGTCGCCGCCGCCGTGCTGTCGGGTAACCGCAACTTCGAAGGTCGCGTCAGCCCGGACGTGCAGGCCAACTATCTGGCGTCACCGCCGCTGGTCGTGGCCTACGCACTGGCGGGAACGGTGACCAAGGATCTCGCGGTCGAGCCGATCGGCGAGGGCAAGGACGGCAAGCCGGTGTACCTGAAGGACATTTGGCCGACGACCAAAGAGATCAACGCCGTGATGAAGAAGTTCGTCACCGCCACGATCTTCAAGAAGCGCTACGCCGACGTGTTCAAGGGCGACACCAACTGGCGCAAGATCAAGACCGTGGAGAGCGAAACCTATCGCTGGAACATGAGCTCGACCTATGTGCAGAACCCGCCTTATTTCGAAGGCATGAAAAAAGAGCCGGACCCGATCGTCGACGTCGTCGGTGCGCGGATTCTGGCGATGTTCGGCGACAAGATCACCACCGACCACATCTCGCCGGCAGGCTCCATCAAGCTGACCTCGCCGGCCGGAAAATTCCTCTCAGAGCATCAGGTGCGTCCGGCTGACTTCAACCAGTACGGCACCCGGCGCGGCAATCATGAGATCATGATGCGCGGCACGTTTGCCAACATCCGTATCAAGAACTTCATGCTGAAGGGCGCCGACGGCAACATTCCGGAAGGCGGCCTGACAAAGCACTGGCCCGACGGCGAACAGATGTCGATCTACGACGCCGCGATGAAGTACCAGGCGGAGCAAGTGCCGCTGGTGGTTTTCGCCGGCGCCGAATACGGCAACGGCTCGTCGCGCGACTGGGCCGCGAAGGGAACGCGGCTGCTCGGCGTCCGCGCCGTGATCTGCCAGAGCTACGAGCGCATCCACCGCTCCAATCTGGTCGGCATGGGCGTGCTGCCGCTCACCTTCGAGGACGGCACGTCATGGACGTCGCTGGGCCTCAAGGGCGACGAGAAGGTGACGATCCGGGGCTTGCAGGGCGATCTCAAGCCGCGTCAAACGCTGACGGCGGAGATCGAGTCCGGTGACGGTTCGCTGCAGCGCGTGCCGCTGCTGTGCCGCATCGATACGCTCGACGAACTCGAATATTATCGGAATGGCGGCATTCTGCATTATGTGCTGCGCAAACTGGCGGCATAA